In one Desulfobaculum bizertense DSM 18034 genomic region, the following are encoded:
- the cas5c gene encoding type I-C CRISPR-associated protein Cas5c — translation MSFGIKLRVSGDFACFSRPEMKVERVSYDVITPSAARGILEAIYWKPAIRWIIDRIHVINPIRFTNFRRNEVENKIPFNNITKTMKRGEGQLVQFADKERQQRASMLLRDVEYVLEAHFEATGTGDGGNTGKHADIFRRRAEKGQCFHRPYLGCREFPCDFALLTGDTPATRISSPAESTRDLGFMLWDIDFAHNNTPMFFHARMENGIVDIPQPNSSEVLS, via the coding sequence ATGTCTTTTGGTATCAAACTTCGCGTATCAGGCGACTTTGCCTGCTTTTCTCGACCAGAGATGAAAGTCGAGCGCGTCTCATATGACGTTATAACGCCCTCGGCAGCACGAGGCATTCTGGAAGCAATCTACTGGAAGCCAGCTATTCGCTGGATCATTGACCGCATTCACGTCATCAACCCTATCCGTTTCACAAACTTCCGCCGCAATGAAGTTGAAAACAAAATTCCCTTCAACAACATCACGAAGACAATGAAGCGCGGCGAAGGACAACTCGTCCAGTTTGCAGACAAAGAACGGCAACAACGTGCATCAATGCTTCTTCGGGATGTTGAATATGTCCTTGAAGCTCATTTTGAAGCAACTGGAACTGGCGATGGTGGCAACACAGGAAAGCACGCGGACATATTCCGCAGACGTGCAGAAAAAGGCCAGTGCTTTCATCGCCCCTATCTTGGATGCCGTGAATTCCCCTGCGATTTTGCGCTTCTCACAGGCGACACGCCAGCAACTCGAATATCCAGCCCGGCAGAATCCACCCGCGACCTCGGCTTCATGCTCTGGGATATTGATTTTGCACACAACAACACCCCTATGTTCTTTCACGCCCGCATGGAAAACGGCATTGTGGATATTCCGCAGCCTAACTCATCCGAGGTTTTGTCATGA
- the cas4 gene encoding CRISPR-associated protein Cas4 codes for MYSEDELLPISALQHLAFCPRQCALIHIERVWAENLYTVEGNILHETVDAGQDETRPDVRMARSLELRSLRLGLVGIADLVEFSTSQPTVQPIEFKRGRKKASDIDRIQLCAQGMCLEEMLDCSVDSGAIFYGKTRRREQVMFDDTLRESVEKTSRDLHQLIASGKTPAPILGPHCDACSLRQYCLPQTSHRKHRVEAWLARMTKGDSNA; via the coding sequence ATGTACTCTGAAGACGAGCTTCTTCCCATTTCTGCGCTCCAGCATCTTGCGTTCTGCCCGCGACAATGCGCGCTTATTCATATTGAGCGAGTCTGGGCAGAAAATCTGTACACCGTCGAAGGGAATATTCTTCACGAAACAGTTGATGCGGGGCAGGATGAAACTCGCCCAGATGTCCGCATGGCCCGCTCCTTAGAGCTTCGATCTTTACGACTTGGACTTGTGGGCATTGCAGATCTTGTTGAATTTTCAACGAGTCAGCCCACAGTCCAACCTATAGAATTTAAGCGAGGACGAAAAAAAGCGTCAGACATTGACAGAATACAACTGTGTGCACAGGGGATGTGTCTTGAAGAGATGCTTGACTGTTCTGTTGATTCTGGAGCCATTTTTTATGGAAAAACCCGGCGTCGCGAACAGGTAATGTTTGACGACACGCTTCGGGAAAGCGTGGAGAAAACAAGCAGGGACCTCCACCAGCTTATTGCTTCAGGAAAGACCCCCGCCCCAATACTGGGACCACACTGTGATGCGTGCTCACTTCGACAGTATTGTCTTCCACAGACATCTCACCGCAAGCATCGTGTCGAGGCATGGCTCGCCCGCATGACCAAAGGAGATTCCAATGCGTAA
- the cas7c gene encoding type I-C CRISPR-associated protein Cas7/Csd2, with translation MSALENRYEFTLLFDVENGNPNGDPDAGNMPRMDPETSIGLISDVCMKRKIRNYISLAKGEEQGWNIYVQESSVLSENRQGAYDSEDVSKIKDKKEKTLKARDWMCRNFFDVRAFGAVMSTTTNNCGQVRGPVQLSFSKSIDPIFPQEISITRMAVETAKEAEKQDGGNRTMGRKFLVPYALYRLDGYVSAPFAQQTGFSDEDLEMLWTSLVNMFDQDHSASRGKMSARKLVVFRHDCKLGNAPAQKLFDLISVNKKAECEGPARAFADYAIEVDAAQVPQGVELLEKL, from the coding sequence ATGTCTGCTTTAGAAAATCGTTATGAATTTACTCTGCTTTTTGACGTCGAAAACGGCAACCCTAATGGTGATCCGGACGCAGGCAATATGCCACGCATGGACCCAGAAACCAGCATTGGGCTTATTTCTGACGTCTGCATGAAACGCAAAATCAGAAACTATATTTCCCTTGCCAAAGGTGAAGAGCAGGGATGGAATATTTACGTTCAGGAAAGCTCTGTCCTTTCTGAAAATAGACAGGGAGCCTACGACAGTGAAGATGTTTCCAAAATAAAAGACAAAAAGGAAAAAACACTCAAAGCTCGCGACTGGATGTGCAGAAATTTCTTTGATGTCCGTGCCTTTGGTGCTGTCATGTCCACAACGACAAACAACTGCGGACAGGTTCGAGGCCCCGTTCAGCTCAGCTTTTCCAAGTCCATTGACCCTATTTTCCCTCAGGAAATCAGTATCACCAGAATGGCAGTAGAAACGGCCAAGGAAGCAGAAAAACAGGATGGCGGTAACCGCACAATGGGCCGCAAATTCCTTGTTCCCTATGCACTGTACCGCCTTGACGGCTATGTTTCTGCACCCTTTGCCCAACAGACAGGTTTCAGCGATGAAGACCTCGAAATGCTTTGGACTTCACTGGTAAACATGTTCGATCAGGATCACTCTGCAAGCCGTGGCAAAATGTCAGCTCGCAAGCTTGTCGTCTTCCGCCACGACTGCAAACTCGGCAATGCCCCAGCTCAAAAGCTGTTTGATCTGATTTCCGTCAACAAAAAAGCTGAATGCGAAGGCCCGGCACGAGCCTTTGCAGACTACGCTATTGAAGTGGACGCAGCACAGGTTCCACAGGGAGTCGAACTTCTCGAAAAACTGTAA
- the cas1c gene encoding type I-C CRISPR-associated endonuclease Cas1c, with protein MRKLLNTLYVSTQGAWLSKEGEALKIRHEHKTLGMLPLNALSGIVCFGQVSVSPYLMAHCAERDISISYLSEQGKFLARVQGAVSGNVLLRRDQYRMADTPAICSQVSANILAGKINNSRMVLLRAARKAKEASHLQRACDFLQTQLEALSPKIPTERLRGIEGDCAASYFGNFDALISSKHKAFHFAGRNRRPPKDPINALLSFVYVLLMHDVRSACETWGLDPQVGFLHCDRPGRQSLALDLMEEFRSPLADRVCLSLVNLGQVSPKGFTQSETGGVRMDDDTRKTVLTAWQNKKAEEIQHPFLKEKMPWGLVIHSQAGLFARFIRGDIDGYPPLIWR; from the coding sequence ATGCGTAAACTTCTCAACACGCTTTATGTCAGCACACAAGGCGCATGGCTTTCCAAAGAAGGCGAGGCTCTCAAAATACGACATGAGCACAAAACGCTCGGAATGCTTCCTCTCAATGCGCTCTCTGGAATCGTCTGTTTTGGCCAAGTTTCTGTCAGCCCTTACCTCATGGCGCACTGCGCGGAGCGAGATATTTCTATCAGCTATCTTTCTGAACAGGGTAAATTCCTCGCTCGCGTACAGGGAGCTGTTTCGGGAAACGTTCTCCTCCGGCGAGACCAGTATCGCATGGCAGACACTCCAGCCATCTGTTCACAGGTTAGCGCCAATATCCTTGCTGGAAAAATCAACAATTCAAGAATGGTTTTACTTCGCGCTGCTCGAAAAGCCAAAGAGGCTTCTCATCTTCAGAGGGCGTGCGACTTTTTGCAGACCCAGCTGGAAGCCTTATCCCCAAAAATTCCGACAGAAAGACTCCGAGGCATCGAAGGAGACTGTGCAGCAAGTTACTTTGGAAATTTTGATGCACTCATTTCGTCAAAACACAAAGCCTTTCATTTTGCAGGACGAAACAGACGCCCGCCCAAGGACCCCATAAACGCCCTTCTGTCATTTGTTTATGTTCTTCTAATGCATGATGTTCGCTCAGCGTGTGAAACATGGGGCCTAGATCCGCAAGTCGGTTTTCTCCACTGCGACAGACCGGGGAGACAAAGTCTAGCCCTCGATCTCATGGAAGAATTTCGCTCACCTCTTGCAGACCGAGTCTGCCTCTCACTTGTCAACCTTGGTCAGGTTTCACCTAAGGGATTTACACAAAGTGAAACAGGTGGTGTGCGAATGGATGATGACACGCGAAAAACAGTTCTCACTGCATGGCAAAATAAAAAAGCCGAAGAGATTCAGCATCCATTTCTCAAGGAAAAGATGCCATGGGGACTCGTTATCCACTCGCAGGCAGGACTTTTTGCTCGGTTTATTCGTGGGGATATTGACGGCTACCCGCCACTTATATGGAGGTAA
- the cas8c gene encoding type I-C CRISPR-associated protein Cas8c/Csd1, with translation MILTALNDYYERVAEERPDDIPSFGYSFEKIHFCILLDKQGRLIEITDIQNYEGKKARPKILIVPESCKRSGANNYKPFFLWDNTSYVLGADDKKKPQDTLNKFNSFKALIDEQLADTETPALKAVHNFIMSWDPALAPEIANWENIAGKNCVFRLDGELQYAHDDEEAKTLWRALRSPKILGDGLCLVRGEKGPIVDIHPAIKGVAGGQSSGVNIVSFNTGSFESYGKKSGANAPVSDLGAFQYTTALNYLLRPGSRQLVRIGDTSTLFWTEKASPAEDILGPLLCPPDPETKKEKGKTVPDLSEETKKIYDTLKRIRQGKHLTEYDLDDSVFCYVLGLAPNAARLGIRFWETGPLSLYLKRIGQHYRDIEIERQYASEAPFPSPNPLLLETAALRKYDNIPHVLNGALQNAIFLGTRYPRALLTAVLQRLHADGKINYLRASLIKGYLVRYFQANPSSKDMEVTVSLNTESTNPAYLLGRLFAVLEKAQLDALGKINSTIKDRYFGAASSHPRTVFPMLLNMAQHHISKAQYGVTSDKKIAEILDKLENYPSVLTLEQQGLFTLGYYHQRIALYQKKMNTQEA, from the coding sequence ATGATTCTTACTGCTCTCAATGACTATTATGAAAGAGTCGCAGAGGAACGCCCAGACGACATTCCATCATTCGGTTACAGCTTTGAAAAAATTCACTTCTGCATCTTGCTGGACAAACAGGGACGGCTCATAGAAATCACTGACATCCAGAATTATGAAGGCAAAAAAGCACGCCCCAAAATTCTGATTGTCCCTGAAAGCTGCAAACGCTCTGGAGCAAACAATTACAAACCTTTTTTCCTCTGGGACAACACGTCATATGTGCTAGGGGCCGATGACAAAAAGAAACCACAGGACACACTCAATAAATTCAATAGCTTCAAAGCTCTCATTGACGAACAGCTTGCAGATACAGAAACGCCAGCTCTCAAGGCCGTTCACAATTTCATCATGTCGTGGGACCCTGCCCTCGCACCAGAAATTGCAAACTGGGAAAACATTGCGGGCAAAAACTGTGTTTTTCGCCTCGATGGAGAACTCCAGTACGCACATGACGACGAGGAAGCTAAAACACTTTGGCGCGCCCTTCGTTCTCCCAAAATTCTTGGAGATGGGCTGTGCCTCGTTCGTGGAGAAAAAGGCCCAATTGTTGACATTCACCCAGCCATTAAAGGCGTCGCAGGCGGTCAGTCCAGCGGTGTAAATATTGTGTCATTCAATACGGGATCATTTGAATCATACGGGAAAAAAAGTGGTGCCAACGCTCCAGTCTCAGACCTTGGAGCATTCCAGTACACCACAGCCCTGAATTATCTGTTGCGCCCAGGAAGTCGCCAACTCGTTCGCATTGGAGATACGTCCACACTCTTTTGGACAGAAAAGGCAAGCCCAGCAGAGGATATACTTGGACCTCTCCTTTGTCCGCCTGATCCTGAGACCAAAAAAGAAAAGGGAAAGACTGTTCCTGACCTCTCCGAGGAAACCAAAAAAATCTATGACACCCTAAAAAGAATACGTCAGGGAAAACACCTTACAGAATATGATCTTGATGATTCCGTCTTTTGCTACGTTCTTGGGCTTGCGCCTAACGCCGCCCGTCTCGGCATTCGCTTCTGGGAAACAGGCCCCCTCTCGCTCTACCTCAAACGTATAGGGCAGCACTACCGTGATATCGAAATAGAACGTCAGTACGCATCGGAAGCCCCATTCCCTTCTCCCAACCCTTTACTTCTCGAAACCGCCGCGCTTCGGAAATATGACAATATTCCACACGTCCTGAATGGTGCTTTGCAAAACGCCATTTTCCTAGGGACGCGATATCCGCGGGCGCTTTTGACCGCAGTGCTTCAGCGTCTCCACGCAGACGGAAAAATCAATTATCTCCGGGCATCACTCATCAAAGGCTATCTCGTCAGATATTTTCAGGCCAATCCATCATCAAAAGACATGGAGGTTACCGTGAGTCTCAATACAGAAAGCACAAATCCAGCCTATCTTCTTGGTCGGCTCTTCGCAGTTTTAGAAAAAGCACAGCTTGATGCTTTGGGAAAAATTAACAGCACAATCAAAGACCGCTACTTCGGTGCAGCATCCTCGCACCCGCGAACTGTCTTTCCAATGCTCCTGAACATGGCTCAGCACCACATCAGCAAGGCCCAGTATGGAGTCACAAGCGACAAAAAAATTGCTGAAATACTGGATAAACTCGAAAATTATCCCTCAGTGCTCACCCTTGAACAGCAGGGGCTGTTTACTCTGGGATACTATCATCAGCGTATTGCTCTCTATCAGAAAAAAATGAACACGCAGGAGGCGTAA
- the cas2 gene encoding CRISPR-associated endonuclease Cas2, with the protein MLVLVTYDVATSEPGGTRRLQKVARQCQNFGQRVQYSVFECDIDPGEWAQLKHNLIEIIDEETDSLRFYYLGSNWKRRVEHVGAKPAMDLDGPLVF; encoded by the coding sequence ATGCTCGTTCTTGTGACATATGATGTTGCCACCTCTGAACCGGGTGGCACAAGACGTCTTCAAAAGGTCGCCCGCCAATGCCAAAATTTTGGACAACGCGTGCAGTATTCTGTTTTCGAATGCGACATTGATCCGGGAGAATGGGCACAGCTCAAGCACAATCTTATTGAAATCATTGACGAAGAAACAGATAGCCTCCGCTTCTACTATTTAGGATCAAACTGGAAGCGACGAGTTGAGCATGTTGGGGCAAAGCCTGCGATGGATCTTGATGGGCCTCTTGTTTTTTGA